One segment of Paenibacillus sp. FSL R7-0337 DNA contains the following:
- a CDS encoding class I SAM-dependent methyltransferase, with translation MIPSGNSKANIDRFLGYQNDYDRYRPEAPPMVIELLTSYLGRRPAHVADIGCGTGLSTFLWKDAADAVTGVEPNPDMLSKAQDKLHLLDQGAENLSFVQGYSNQLPFDTESVDIITCSQSFHWMDPDSTLEEIARCLRPGGVFAAYDCDWPLVLQPTIEARYNRLIAASDALLAELQTGADQANKWDKEGHLGRIKACGRFTYAREIVFHNTESCDAQRYVGLALSQGGIQSLLKLSPASLEQDIAEFSAEVEAFFQGRTLQVPISYRMRTGVK, from the coding sequence ATGATTCCTTCAGGCAACAGCAAGGCTAATATCGACCGTTTTCTAGGGTACCAGAATGACTACGACCGTTACCGGCCGGAAGCCCCGCCAATGGTTATTGAACTGCTCACCAGTTATCTGGGCCGCCGTCCTGCCCATGTTGCAGATATTGGCTGCGGTACCGGCTTGTCCACCTTTCTGTGGAAGGATGCTGCCGATGCAGTAACCGGAGTGGAGCCTAACCCGGATATGCTCAGCAAAGCTCAGGATAAGCTGCATCTCCTGGATCAAGGAGCAGAGAACCTGTCTTTTGTGCAGGGCTACTCTAACCAGCTTCCTTTCGATACGGAGAGTGTGGACATCATCACCTGCTCGCAGTCGTTCCACTGGATGGACCCGGACAGCACCCTTGAGGAGATCGCCCGTTGTCTGCGGCCCGGAGGAGTCTTCGCAGCTTATGACTGTGACTGGCCCTTGGTACTGCAGCCCACTATTGAAGCCCGTTACAACCGGCTGATCGCGGCTTCGGACGCCCTGCTTGCGGAGCTTCAAACTGGTGCCGATCAGGCCAATAAATGGGACAAGGAAGGTCATCTGGGCCGGATCAAAGCCTGCGGAAGGTTTACGTACGCGCGCGAAATTGTTTTTCACAATACAGAATCATGCGATGCTCAGCGCTATGTCGGGCTGGCCCTCAGCCAGGGTGGTATTCAGTCCCTCCTGAAGCTCAGTCCAGCCTCACTTGAGCAGGATATTGCCGAATTCTCGGCTGAGGTAGAGGCATTCTTCCAGGGCCGGACCTTGCAGGTACCGATTAGCTACCGTATGCGGACCGGAGTGAAGTAA
- a CDS encoding helix-turn-helix transcriptional regulator — MKSTTTIRDQVTAYLSNQGLSINQFAISSGINSGTLSRVIKDRQPIAMNHLERITRGMGLQEDYFYSLYVDECFHHSAPTWRRLRPFLMRSAALGRLDCVEQVVLNLLENLVYAPMLFEVAEGLFEQGLWHAAALLYENVSTSEKYQNSERLAVCQYRLFRIGLGDDQSSNLRVAILFECFIDRLNEADQLDGLKDLLDVYYSLQKWSKVNELAEKMLQLATLRYNLQLRSKRKPDNERLPSSPLYLYILRSHLFLSSVCMEYGDYKSAIERVSLYTDVSWIQETNDEAKRILAQFKEWGRANIYLYRLLDGQLEVLNDYVEFISTQPDEIFTAMYNIVKSANRYNWNVDHILERFSSYIPYRTYNSEFGEYNQQVMADKHTRFLAELAAYYLHNKYYEKFTNVLLNLESSAKINNESIAITCVDLFEQYRYTAGEEEMEKYKLLIRTARNSKATAF, encoded by the coding sequence ATGAAGTCCACAACCACGATTCGCGATCAGGTAACCGCATATTTGTCTAATCAGGGCCTGTCCATTAATCAGTTTGCCATCTCTTCAGGAATTAATTCCGGTACACTCAGCCGTGTCATTAAAGACCGTCAGCCGATTGCCATGAATCATCTGGAACGCATTACCCGGGGCATGGGCCTGCAGGAGGACTACTTCTATAGCTTATATGTGGACGAGTGCTTTCACCATTCGGCTCCCACCTGGCGGCGCTTGCGGCCGTTTCTTATGCGTTCAGCGGCACTCGGCCGTCTCGACTGTGTTGAACAGGTCGTTCTGAACCTGCTGGAGAATCTGGTCTATGCCCCTATGCTATTTGAGGTTGCAGAAGGGCTGTTCGAGCAGGGATTGTGGCACGCAGCAGCATTATTGTACGAGAATGTGAGCACCAGTGAGAAATATCAGAATTCCGAACGGCTGGCCGTATGTCAATACCGCTTGTTCCGGATTGGTCTTGGTGATGACCAGAGCAGTAATCTGCGGGTAGCCATCCTGTTCGAGTGCTTCATCGACCGGCTGAATGAGGCGGATCAGCTGGACGGATTGAAAGACCTGCTGGATGTCTACTACTCTCTGCAGAAGTGGTCCAAGGTGAACGAGCTTGCTGAGAAAATGCTCCAATTGGCTACGCTCCGTTACAATCTCCAGCTCCGATCAAAACGTAAACCGGACAATGAAAGATTGCCTTCAAGTCCGCTGTATTTATATATTCTCCGCTCCCATCTCTTTCTATCAAGTGTCTGTATGGAGTATGGAGACTATAAGTCTGCGATAGAGCGTGTAAGCCTCTATACAGATGTGAGTTGGATACAAGAAACTAATGACGAAGCAAAGCGGATATTAGCCCAATTCAAAGAGTGGGGTAGAGCGAATATCTATTTGTATCGTTTACTCGATGGGCAATTAGAGGTATTGAATGATTATGTGGAATTTATATCTACCCAGCCAGACGAGATATTCACGGCAATGTATAACATTGTTAAATCTGCAAATCGGTATAATTGGAATGTAGACCATATTCTTGAGCGCTTCTCTAGTTACATCCCTTACCGAACGTATAATTCTGAATTTGGTGAATATAACCAGCAAGTTATGGCAGACAAGCATACTCGCTTTCTTGCTGAATTAGCAGCCTATTACCTCCACAATAAGTATTATGAGAAGTTTACGAATGTACTGCTAAACCTGGAATCCTCCGCTAAAATCAACAACGAGAGTATAGCCATTACTTGTGTGGATCTATTTGAACAATACAGGTATACAGCAGGAGAAGAAGAAATGGAGAAATACAAACTTTTAATTAGAACAGCACGAAATTCAAAAGCAACAGCATTCTAG